ATTATCACtgcatgttttaaatttacaacagtGTTTCTTTTTTCGTTCTTATACGTTTATACTCCAAGTTGtttaatatcaaatgttttgGAAGAAAGAATGAGGGGTAGAGGACCTTCTTcctgtaatcaattaaatgatgtaCTGGTAATTGACCGATATCGTTTGCTAATCCGAACCACCATCCCCTTTCTCAAAGacggtaaattagattcactAGTGTTACCAAATCATTatactatcaacaaattagaaatttaaTTCCAGATTTTgtgatttattcatatttttttttcgaagtgCGTTAAGTGTCTCGAtaagaaaaaatgttgatgCAAAGGGCGTTGATttggtcccaaatttaacgcactatgaaatttttttttcaaagtgcgtaattttttcaaagtgcgttgccacaatgcagtctgtgattttttttaggtctttgtaggtttcgaccaatcgatgaacggggcgtgtaaatttcagtctggctgtttctatagagctatgaattaactaaaaGTTTCCGTAATAAAGaaagggaatcatactcggtgtagatgtaaatatatttatataatattatattaattcaactgatataaatgtatcatatgataaaggTACAGCattgttttatgtaatttaaagaatagtgtttcatataatacaatataatacgatacaacattgtatcaaatCATGATACAATACCATAAATACacaacaatatcatatgattaaatatcatatataataaGAGCTTTAAATTAAGAGAGGATAAAACTGTCAAATTTCACAAAATGGTTGACAACAAactttgaggttttttttttgttttattttttatttttagaaaagctCAAGTGATTTTCAGCTCAGATGAGCTAGGCAAATTAGATTTAAGAAACAGTAAGTATacaagtattttcaaaaaaaagattttattgatACATTTATAAAACATAACAAGATTTCATTTATTCTTGTCCTAAGTTTGAATGTTCTCACCACTTTCAGCCTCCATTTTACGCTTTTTAGCCATAAAGTACACATTGGCAAGTCtcttttgcatatcaatttcttCCTCTATTTTTGATTGAGGGAACAGTTTTCCTTCATGATAAAGGTTTCCCAAACATAATGCTGTGATGATGAATGCCCCAGAAGCTGCTCTTAATCCCATCATTCTATTTATCATAACATTGTCCTTTCTTTTTGTAGCTTTCAGTCCTTGAAAGAAGGCATAAAAACAAACACCAAAAcctgaaaaacaaattcaatacatgtatttatgtttaaagggtaaaatcattgacaaattaaattttaatataccggtatattgataTTTGACTATGCTTTTAAATATCACAATGTATATTCAATCAGTGCTTACTATCTATTCAAGATACAGTTAAACTTTGATATCTCATATACTGATATATAGTATACAATGGATATGCAGAAGTGATTTTTAAGTATCCACCACTTAATatgttttaagtattttacccttgatatctcaaTTACTCCTTTATCTCGATGTTCTAGTTCaagataatgaagtttgactgtatactGTATAAAGGGGTTATTTTCACCCATTGTAATTTTCACCCTTTTAGACTTGCAAATcccgtcttgaatttgcccagacacagttgtgtttaaagagagatggTTTGAGATAttggaatttgcccagtcttaaatttgcaaaaTAACAATGAGGATGAAAGGggcgaaaaaaaaacccgagggcgaatatttccctgttaAAGTATTACTACAGTCAGGTATTCTTTACACAAttgcattgaaaaatatagTTCCATTCATGATCAGCAAacacaacattacaacaaatgtttagaataatGATGTATAAGTAATAGAAAAAAGGGtaatataaaactatttttaaaaatcaccatTCCCCAAGAAAAGTAAATGAGAAgtgttcatttaaaca
This is a stretch of genomic DNA from Crassostrea angulata isolate pt1a10 chromosome 4, ASM2561291v2, whole genome shotgun sequence. It encodes these proteins:
- the LOC128181104 gene encoding HIG1 domain family member 2A-like, producing MSDEESQEKKYAYLSSSKQHVVFLGPPTDRPDIEGFTSVADTKKESFFKKFIAYTKKNPFVLAGFGVCFYAFFQGLKATKRKDNVMINRMMGLRAASGAFIITALCLGNLYHEGKLFPQSKIEEEIDMQKRLANVYFMAKKRKMEAESGENIQT